The segment TTATTCCAAAGAGCAATAGTTATTTGATTTGCTGCAGTATATATATCTGTTATAAGAGCTCTGCTCTTACATGCAGGGCTGATGGTAGTCAAAGGTCCACTGTACCAACCTAATCTTTTTAATTCATCTAGTCACCAGTATCTTAAATGCTAACATTAACTTTGAATTCATTTCTGATAGGTCAGACATtttgaatgaacaaaacaggtactATTTCTCTAGTAAAACTTTTGAAAACCTAgccatattatttattattattattattagcccaAATTATTGCAACATCTTGTAACAGGCGACAGGTATTTAAAGTactgttaaaaaaattactaCTGCAATGTCATTGTGGGCTCCATAGCACCGTGAATTTCCATATCAAAAATACTCTGTGTACAAGTAAAAAGATTAGGCTGTTTTTTCCACTAATAGTCAGTCTTGCAAAGTCACCCTGTCCTCTGACAACTAAGCTGAGTTCTCTCCTCCATGCACATTATCATCAATTATAAAGGTTCTACAAACCAAATTAGACCCTCCTTGACACCTCTGCAACCTCATTGACTTTGATAGAgtttgcacaggtataactgaATGGAACTTTAATTTCAGTTCTGAACAATGCTTGATGATGCACAAGAGGGAACAGAATCCATTTCATTCACTCTGAACTGTGTTGGCTCTGctggctaacaggagtaaaaggCAGTAAAAACTTATTAGtcgctaaatattcatatgtgcCTCTAAAGGCACACAAAAAGATCCCATTTATTGCCATTTTACAAAGGTTCCATAGGGGGAAAATGGGGGATCCTAAAAGGATAAATGAATATATATGCAGATTGCTGGATCTATAATAATCAATATTGCATACCCCCAAAATCAGCAACATCTATTTATAAGCtttgattaaaaaacccaaagacTGCTTACCAGAAAGAACACCTTTTCTTCCACTGCAAGGACCAAGCAGTGAAAGTACTTTAACTTCCATTTAACTCTTCAATGTCTAGAAatcatgtgtgtgtttttggttaATCCTGTGGAACAATCTCTGAAGACTGTAGTTCATGTCACTACCATAAATGGCAGCAGTGCTAGTGAGGAAAAATACTATTAGTCATATATACTATTAGTGCTAGGCAGAAAAGGAGCCACAAATGGATTTGGTTTTAGGATAATGCCAATTAAAAAACCCTTACAAGTCTAAAagtcttattattttatttatattcattttaatGACTTCTAATGTACCCATTACCACTGCCTCTGGACAGATCATACAAGAAACAATTTACCAGTTTAGAATAGCCCACAATGAGTACAAATATTAACCTTCCCCTAATTAATGATTACCCACAAGgaaataaatcagaaaaataGTGTGATGGCAATATGGAGGCAATGTCTTAATTTAGGCCTCAGTCCTTCAATCACTTACACATGCGTTTAACTTTATTACCATGAACAATCTCATAGATTTCAATGCAACTGTCCATGATAGTTAAGTTAACCaaatgcataagtgtttgcaggattgggaccttagatTCAGCCATTAAAGGCTTGCCTGAAAGGATGCACCCTGCACTGTGATTTGAAGACCAACAGCTTCTACGTGTAGAATACTGAGCGGTCTCCTCAGGGCTCTGAGTAGTTGCTCTCTTCAATTTGTACAGCTATAAGAATGTTGCTCCTTGTTTTTCATCAGCTTTTcactttttgtattattttatttttcctgctttTTGTTCACACCAAGGGCTGGCATTGTCTGAGCACTGGGACCAGTTTTAGTTCAAGCTTAGTTAACAATTATATATGACATTTTAGAGAGGTATTCAGAAATAAatgctttgaaataaaaaaaaattatattttaaaaatagtcccCAGTTGTGGCTGTGCTCTTTTTTCACTTCTAATCTTAAATTATGAGGTCATTCTGAGTtgtgtaaatatttttcattataagCTACATGCATAAAGATCTTCCTTTATTTAGTCAGCCTGAAATGGAAAATATTAGATTCCCAAAGAAGTTAGTCCTCTAATTGAAAGACAGATAAATTTTGTAATTCCACTTCTTCCATAAACTGTTATTTAGCAGATGAACTATTTTTGAACAGTATTTACAGTGTGGAGATTTCTGCAGGTGATCACCCTTTCTTCCCCTCACATACTGCTCTACAGCTCCAATAGCCAGCTGTGGCCTATCAAAGCTGACCCACACACAGTTGTCGCCCAAGACTATAAACTCTAAACCACTCATAACTAAGCAGGATCACATGTCCAGTAGTGACTCCAGGATTTTGTGTTAACACATGAAAGCAGGAGCTAAAGATGTGCCAATCTGCTGAAGGAGACAGCAACTGATACTTGTCTCTCAATGTCTGGAAATGCcacctgtgtgtgtgtcaaaCTGTCACCTAGCTGCATTTAGGACTGGACTAGAAGTGGGTCTGGTCCTGCTGCAGTTCCCCAGGGCACTTTTTAATTTCTCATGCTTTTGATATGTGAGACTCAAGATTTCATTCCAGATTTTCatgagcaggggaaaaaaaatgaccAGGAACGTAGACATGAACCACGCAGCTTTTTCCTGGTCTGTAGAACTCTACTGGGAGAGAGCAACCTAATAACTGTAGCCCCTCGCCGAGCCCATACCTGCCCCCTAGCGGTCAGGCACTGTGTATCTCTGCGGGCACTGGAGCCCTTTGTCTTGAATCGTCTCTCATCTGACGGTCACAGCTGCAATCAGGTTTTTAATTTATTCAGTTTGTAATGCACTGATTTTAATAAAACACAAGTGGCTTAAGGTTGCTTGCTCCCTGCCCAATACCTCCTTCGGCTGACTGAATAGAAATATCATATGAATCAGTGGGGATGTGAACTCGCCTGTACAATTGTGGTCCAAGTGAATCAGATTAGTAACGCTCATTTTCACAAAGCTTGGTGGTATTATACCTTCCGTCGATGTGCCAGGGAGCAACAGCACCTTTCTGGAAATCCATCCGAACTAGGGATGATAGTCACGCCGCCCATGGGAAAGCACTAGTCTCTGATTCGGTTCTTGGCGGTTGAATGGGACTGGACATTCTCTTATTTGATGTTAGTATTGAGAAATGTCTTGTTTACAGAGCCCTGAGAAAAGGCGTTGTTGATCTCATTTATCTACTCTATCTCTGTACAAAAGTGTAAGTGAGCTAATGTCTCCCAGGTGTTGCAGGGGTAGCATTTTTACTCACTCCTTCCATTAGTTTTGGTCTAGATTCTCTGTACTGGGGAAGAGACGAAGCCAAAAGCTATTCATTAGTTGTATTAAAACGGATGGATTACAAATTACACGAGTTAAAAACTTGTTTGTAGTTGTACTTGAGATACCTGAATAGGACTAAACATGTTAGTCAGGGTCATTGACCTCAGGCCAAATCCAGCTCAGTTCATACACAcgagtcctgttgacttcagtgagacaatTTCTGTCAGTAAGGTCAGCAGGATTTGGCAAGGATCCTCTCACAATCACCCTCACTATCATTTTTTGTATGTTGAGAAAAGATCATGATCGATAATCCTCATTACAAGGCATTCTGCCTACACATCTCCGGATCCCTACAGCGTGCTTTGCTGACAGGTTCGCTTCCTTTGGGCGCTTTTGCCCCGGCTAACCGCCTCTTGAAGTCCGATGGAGTTTTGCAGGAGCCGGATCTGCATCGTTAGAACCGGATCTGCATCGACAAGAACAGCGTGTCAAAGGAAGGAATTTGTCAAACATCGTGGATGTCTAGTAACTCTACTTAACTGTCACCTGGGCCTCTCTCATTGTTTCCTCTCTCTCTAGTCACAGCCCTTTTATGACTGCTGTATCATATTTGATGAGTTAAAGGCTGGCAATATCAATTCACTTTGGAATAAGAACCCATGACTCCCGAATACAAGTTTTTTGACAGACAGACGAACGCTGTAGTTTTCTCTGAGAAACAACTACAAGAGGGAAGAGTAGACATACTAGAGAACCCTCTAGTAGCATAATTCCTTTCACTTGCCTTTGCAGAGTTTGTCTACACCCGATCAGCGTCTCATCTACACAATTCCATCCCTGCTTCTAGCACCAATATTGTTATTGAATCAAATGGAGCTTCCACTCAGAAATTAATCTTCTAAGTAATTCGCAGTCTGgttatttcttcctctgctctGTATTTCTCATCTCCTTTACCCCGTGTATTGCTCGGGGGGGAAAatcttttctaaaatatattagaaaatcGTGCCCGTATCAATGTAAGGGTCAGCCCCtactttcattgaagtcagtgaaaagcgTCCATCTTTCTTTCTGTTATGTGCCAAAATAGCTGCAAtcaactatacaaaaatgagatAGGTTGTTTTAAAAGCTGTCCGGATTTAACAAGAAACATCTAGACAATGTACTAACTCTAAAAAGAGCACATTTTTACATCAAGAGCGATTTTTAGTGTATTTAAAAGCAATTATAGGGCTTTCAAGAGCCGGaagtaaatttaaatttaaaacattttgggaATCGCTTAATTTATAACTAAATGTAGCTATAGGACTATCGAAGTTTGTTCACATGTAAAATCTAAGGGAAGCTATCTATTTCTTGTAATTTTTTATACTGAATTCCTGCCCGGCACGTCTGAGATGCAAAACTTTTCTTGCGTCGTTCCCCCGTCTGATTTCCAAACCGGGATACGGATCTGTGCTTCATTCgcagtttttttcttcttcgcTGTTCTAAGAGTTATTTTGATTCTGGAAATTAAAGTCAAACCACTCTCTGGATCGGATGGAACTATTCCAGTGGAATTTAAAGTGCACAGATACTGCCACAATGTGTTTTAGGAAAGCTACATGCAGTTTCAGCCTAGACCACGGAGATTGCAACAGGTTTTCCTTTCCCAGACGAAGTTTCGAATAGATCGATATCACCAAAGAAGGCGAAAACAACTGCTTTAGATCCCAGCCATCCTTCTCTAAAGCAAAGACTTGGACTGCAATCTGCATATCTGAGATCCCGGCAAACCCTATGAGCAGATCCCTTCGATACAAATTTAAAAACGAATGACTCAGAAGGTTTCAGGCTTATCTGGTGAGAAAACTATAGCCAGTGAACCCGAGCCtgtacccactgaaatcaatggcataaTTCCAACTGGCTTCGATGGAATCAGCATCGGACTAAGTGTCCCCCGGCCCTACCTTCACAGCTTCATTTACTTTCTCCCTTCTTTCCACCCTTGTCACAGCATCGCTAtggaagagaaggagcaggaTTTTAGGTCAGTGTACAACACCTGCTAATGTTCTTTCATTAGCGGAAGTATAAGGGCAGGCGCATCTTGGAGGTTAAGGCTGAGAAAAAAGTAGAAACTTCAGCACAAACTCTCCAACTAGACGAAATAAGCAGATCACGTGGAAGTGGATGAACAATTTCTCTATGACATAGCAAGCTTATTTTTCACAGAATTCCTTCTTTTATGCCTAGCAGAACACAGCTCCAGAACGTTTATGTATTTGTGTATGTTTGGGAGGTTCCTAATGCATAAAACTATTATGCACACAAATCTCTCGGAGGAAAATGCCCATCTGGGTGACAACAAGTGAAAAATCCTAAACAGCAGCGCCAGCAGAAGCAAACCAATAGCTCGGCTTTAATAAAACATTGGTGTACTGTACAGCAGGGCAGACGGACAACGGTAACAATCATTCACAAACCAACTGGGATTCATCAGtcaaagaaacaaaatgtgaCTTTTGAGAGGTTTGCTTCATAACTTCCCTCTTTTCtgttggaagttttttttttttccttcagtaaaGTGcttttcctgtgatttttttaaaaaaatctttgttttattcTTCTCATTCAGCAGTTCTTAGTTTTCAAACTCAGCTGAAATACACACCAAGCAACACACATAAAATAGCTATATCTGTGAATTGTTAAAAGGTGATGTGAAAAGCTTAATTCACAAGTTGCGGGGATTTTTTATTTTGAGAAGACAACAGAAAATTGAGAGACATGTTACAAGTTCACAGGCAATGCTACGTTCCACGCATTTGTTTTATTAAAGGGTCCTCtataaaaatgtttccttcccCACGGTTAAATATTCATTCACTGCAAAATGGAGAGAATATACAGCAAcgaggtgagtgaggtaatatcttttattggtcaacttctgttgatgaagagacaagctttcgagctacacggACCTCTTCTGCAAGTCCTGAAGacctgtgaagctcaaaagcgtgtttgtttcactaacagaagttggtccagtaaaatatattactcCATCCACTTTGTGtttctgatatcctgggaccaatacgctgcaacaacactgcaaacaagaatGCAGAGTCATGACTACTTACCCATATTTAAAAGAGCCCTTTGCTGTTAATGCAGCTGCGGTTTAAATTCCTACTAATAATTTCTCTATTGTTTTGCGAAATTTACTTGTGCAATCGAGAGCCTCCCACTTTAATCCCTTGTTGTTTGCCATTGTCAACGGTAATTGCTTTGGTGTCCCTTTCAGAGCAAGATCAGTCTCGCTATCCAGCAGAGAAACACAAACAAGTTTCCCtttgagatatttttaaaatcagattttaatgGCAATTTTATCCAACTCTTTATCTTGTTAAGGAAATAAAAGTTTctaaaaataatttccttttaccCTAACTATTCGAGAATTCCTTATTTTTGCACAGATTCTCATCTCGAATCTTAGAACCTGTTTTTTTGATATCCCGGCTGCAGAAATATTATTCCGTTTAAAATATATAATGCTGAAGGATTGCACTCTGACTGGTGAGCTCTTATGTATCTGGATTTTAGACCCACTCCGATGTGCTGCCCACCCAGCACTTTCCTCTGTTCAGAAATGGACCAGGGTCTACTTCTGCAGCCACTGTGACTTTTCACATCACCTTTTCATCACTTAGTTTTATAATAGTTAACAACAATAGAAGCTCTTACCTGAAACCTGGCTCTCAGTAATCTGATTGTACAATATATAAACACAGACACCAGATAGTTATATTAATCAAACCATTTAAGAGCCCATTTCTCAGATACATTCCTTGCCCCTACAAATACACCCCTTGTGGctaggtgtctgtctctgcccGTGCCCTTTAGGAATGTACTAGCACAGAGTGTAAGGCGCTCTTGCCCTCGGAGGGGGTTGGCGGGGTCTGCTCAAGGAGGGAAGAAGACGCTGGAGAAGTGGAAGGGCAGATCTGCGAAGGGTTGACGGTCAGCGCGGGGATGGCAGACacaggtggcagagctggggtgggttTGATGGGCACAGGAACCGCTGGCATAGTCTGGCCCGGTGGGTGGCAGAGAGCCTTCATGGGCACCCCAAATGGTCCATACTCGTGAGACACGGGCATGCTGGCCATCGAGTCCATCACCCCCACGTGAGGCCACACCGAGCTGACCATGTTGCTGAGCTGGCTGGACACCGGGTACCCGAGATGGTGCATCACTGAAGCCAAGGGCAGCCCGCTGGCCTGGATCACCCCCTTGTAATCTCTCCCGATGATGTTCTCGATGGCGAAGGGGTGTTTGAAGCCGGACGACGGGCTGCTCCCATTGAGGCCGTAGGGCTGGAACTGGGGCAGCCTCCCGACGCCggccgcggcggcggcggcggcggcggcggcggcggccacGGCAGCCTCCGAGGTGCCCAGGCCCGGCATCTTGCCCGGGTGCTGCGGGTGGAAGTAGTGCACCACGTGCGGCGGGGGCGCGGGGCCCTTGGGCACCCCGCCGGGCAGCGGCGGCTCGGGGCGCAGCACCTTGAAGCGCTTGCGGCGCCGCAGGAAGCTGCCGTTCTCGAACATGTCGCCGCAGTCCGGGTGCAGCGCCCAGAAGCTGCCCTTGCCCGGCTGGTCGGGCCGGCGCGGGATCTTGATGAAGCAGTCGTTGAAGGAGAGGTTGTGGCGCAGGGAGTTCTGCCAGCGCTGCGTGTGCTCCCGGTAGTAGGGGAAGCGCTCCATGATGAACTTGTAGATGTCGCTCAGGGGCAGCATCTTCTCGGCCGAGTGCTGGATGGCCATGGCCGTCAGCGAGATGTAGGAGTAGGGGGGCTTCTGGTCGCTGTAGGAGCTCTTCCCCGGCCTCGGCATCGCCGCCCGCTGCCGCGGCAGCTACAGCCCCCGCACGCTCCCCGTGTGCCCGCTAACCCCGACCCTATCTCCCGGTAAtcgcccccccctcccgcctcccGACACCCGCGTCTCCCGCCTATCGCGCCCCCTGGCTCCACGTCCCGCTACTCGCTACCTCGCAGCCCCGCTGCATGCTGCGGAGCGTCCCGCCGCGAACTCCGCACGGGCCGCGCGCCGGGTCCCGGGAACCCGCGCGCCGCTGGCGAGACGCGGGGCGCTGCCAGAGGCGGGGGCTCGCGCGGGGAGAACCAGCGTCTCTCACACGCTCCGCACCCCGCTTTcccgcccaccccccagcacagtgTCCTGCCCGAAACGTGCAGCTCCCTCAGCCGCCCGCCCCGGGGGCTATTTAGCGGGGAGAGCGTCACCCAGACGGCGGGGGGAATCGCTGCTTGTCTCCGTTTATGCCCCAACCTTTCGCCTTCCCCGGACAGCCGCTGCCGCCTCTTTGGAGCCGGAAAGTTTCCCGGCTTGGCACTCTGCGGCCCCCGGCGCGCTCAGACTTTCTTTGCGGGAGTTGCTGCGGGGGCTTTTTCTGGAGCGCTGCGGCGGGAGCGCGTGGTCCTTGCTGCCTTCAGCGCACACCTCCCCGCCGCCGCGGCAAGCAGGCGAAACGGCGCCGTGTCCCATTAACGCGGGGCCAAGCTGCCGCTGCCAGGGGGGCGCCGGTGCCCGGCTGGCGGCGAAGATGGCTGGAGCCCCGGCCCCGCTGTCCTGGagccaggcggagagaggaggCGGCGGCTGTGGCTGTGCTGAGCTCTCCTGCACGGTTTTGTAACGATCCCGGAGATGCGGAGACCCCCGCCGCCCGCCTTATTATCACATGACAGTTGCTCAGGGACTCCGCGACTCCTGCGAACGGGACAAGAAGCCGCTCGTCGGCTGCCCCCTTTCGCTCACCAAGTCCTCATCAGCGGCACGGGGTGGGGCCCGGCGCACGTGCGGCGCTCTGGGCGGCTTTGAAGCGCCCTGCGAGGTCCAGCGCCTCTCTCAAAGACCCAGAGTGGGGACGGGAGGCAGCCTGCGCAGGAAAGAtatctcctcccttctccccggTCCTCCCTCCGCCGCACGCATTCAGCCACTTTCAGCTCCAGCATTCGCAACCAAGCTGCAAGCCTAGGGGATGAGGCGCCTCCAGGGTCACTTCCCCCCAACAAGGTTTAAAGTGAAGAGATGGCAGAGCCCTGCAATTTAAGCACGTGACGCCAAGCATCCGACGGACATTAACATTTGACATCACCTGAACGACAAAAAATCATGCTGTTGGAAACGAGGGGAACTCTGGACTACTTtgaaagtaatttaaaacagCTGTGATCAATGTGAAGGACCAAAAACGGAAGTAAAAATTCTTTATCCCCACCTCCCCTAATGATCACAAGTAATATTTTATGGCCGTGATAAGTCTTGAGGGGCATTTAAAGAAAAGCCGAGCAACCGCCAATTCCTATGTGCTTCTGAGGCCAAATGTTTGCAGTTTTTGAGACGTTCATCCGTAGAAAGTTTAGAGTGCAACAATTTATAGGCGCCCTCCAAAATGTATTTGTCAAGAGCTATGGATTTGAACATGGAAAAAGCGGCTCACGTTAACGCTAAAGTTGAAGGGAAAAACCTTCGAAGAGTTTAATTAGATAGTATAGAAGGTGCTCGCATTGTTTCGTCTGACTTTTATTTCTAAATAAGTAGGAGGAATATTCTTTAAtagacatcccccccccccaaacattaaaaaaaaaccacttaccAAGCGTTCTTTTGATACATCCTCACCCTCTTTGTGTTTCAATTTTTTATTGACTTTTAATGTATGACTACAAcagtgcaataaaaataattaaaattggaCTTCTCTAACCTGTTGCCCTTACCCATCACGTTTGTTGTGAGCACCAAATAATTAGTTTTAGATGTATTTTCCTTTATGATTCAGACATTACAGTGAGAATtggtaaacagaaaaaaaaacccgaAAAAAACTTTTTAGATTTCTTTATGCAAGACAGACCATTCTTTTTCTAGGGCGAAGGAAAAACTGAATTccgagacaggtttcagagtggtaacccTGTTAGTCtccatcagcaaaaacaaggaggagtccttgtggcacctgagagactaacaaattttttaggtataagctttcctgggctaaaaccaAGTGACTCTTATTGCATAATCTATCTAGCTGTGGAGACTTCAGGCTCATTGAAGGGAAAAACTCAATCATCTCAGGTTAAAGCAAGGTAACAGGAAAATGTGCTAACTTTGTGATTTTGGAAAACAAACATGCCAGGACCATAAGCGTGTACTTTGATATATTACATGACATATTATTACTCAAGGCACCCGATTTGCTCCTTACTATGTTTAGCTTTATTCTGGAAGTATTTATGGTTGCAGCAATATGAAACGTCTACAGTTTGAACCCTGGCGGTGGGCATTACTCTAACTTGGCAAGGACAGTGAGCGTAGACAGTGTGTGATAAGTCTCCTGCTATAGCTATAAATTTTtccaaaaacatttattttttatttgatttaagaCTGTGATGCTACTTGATTAGAAATCCTGtttcagcttctctctctcccgttctctctcctttttttcttaCGTATTCAAATATCCTGGATCTGAAAGTCAATGGATTGCCTCATCTCATCAGTTAATACCTGGAATTTTTCTCCAGGTATTCCATGAATGTGCTCTCTCTCTATGTCACAGATAAACCACCTTCATTTGCGAGCAGGTGTGATTGTCCCACACTTTTCACAAAAGCTCTAGTCCAGCCCAGGGAGCACATAACACCCGAAGTGCAATGGCACACATTTtgggggaggtttcagagtagctgccgtgttagtctgtattcgcaaaaagaaaaggagtacttggggcaccttagagactacagctcacttcatcggatgcattcagcttatgctcaaataaatttgttagtctctaaggtgccacaagtactcctgttctttctggggGAAGCTGTCCCTCGCTCTAAAGTATGCATTGATTTGCTGCTGAGTACCTGGACAGAGACAATTCGCTGCTCCATTAACTGGTTAAACTGGGGGAAATGAGTAGATGGCTCTGGGGGTGGGAACGATAGCTGCACAAGACAGGCCTGATCCTTCTTCTATGGAGTCAATAGGAAACCCCCCCTGGCTTGAACGGTTGCAGCTCCTGCCCGCTGTATTCGGAGAAATCATCTCACCCACTTAAatggtgggagttttgccagattAAAGACGTGCCGGATTGGCCCCATATTGCATTTAGGGCATAAATGTATTTGGAGCCCTGTCAGCATTGTTTGAAGAGTAATTGTAAATATGGATCCCAGTTACTAGATTAACACTATTACCCGAATTATTTTCGATGCCCCCAGAGCATCCTTGCAGGATTGCAGTCCATTTAGGTGGTTGTCAGAGCTATTTCTGATTTGCTTCTTGAAGTCTGCAAGGCAATTACTCAAAGAAAAACATCTCCTGTAATCACACTGGCATCAGTCAGACCGTTTCAAATTTCAAAGGGTAATGATTTACAAATCACACGTTATCCAAATATTGGCGGCATCTAAGGCCCTGGGTTACTCCAATTATCAGCTTATCGTCCCCTTTAGGCACTATAATTGTACACGCTTTTGCCAAAAAGAAGTCACCAAAAAGTTTTATTGCCCTCCGGGCATCCCCCCTTCCATTTAACAGACAAAATCTCCTCAGGAAAGACACCAGTAACTGTTTTGCAATGGGGATGGTTCTTACCTTTTCCCTCGTTACTCTGCCTGCTGTTTACTCAATACCATTAGACACACCTGATTTCTTGTTGTGCCTGCTGGTTTATTACTGATCGGGCCGACTTTCCAGTGActcatgtttttcttttcagagGGGGTTTCAAACGACAAGGGATTAAGAAACGAAGGATCACTTGACAACTGCTGTTAGGAAAGCAGAGCCCAGCCATGCTCCCTGGATAAACGCTCTCAATACATAGCAAAGAAGGGTTTTCTCAATGGCCCGGGCCAATTCCTCCTTGGTTTACTGACGGGAGGAATCCCACTCCCTCCAGTCAGAGAAGCAAGCCACAATTGTGAGCCAGCTCGCGTTGTCCTTGACTCCAACAGGAAGATCGGCCCCTGCAGCTAAAATTTCAGCAGCTCGGGGACAACGGTACGCGTTTTGCCTTTCTTCCTGCCACCGGGGGATCTCACCTATGCCAGCTGATTCGAGTGTTTATCGTTTCATGACATACTCGCACTTCTAATATTTTGATACCATACACATTTCAAGCAGcttcagatatttaaaataaaacatcttcCACGTATTTTACACAGGGACTGATTCTTGAGTCCTTATCCGTCCATTGAGCGTTTTGCCTGATTAAGGGCTGTTAGATAACTTTTTGTGGCTAATACAGGGTTGCTATTTGCAACTGACCACGTTTTATTGTTGTTTCCAAAAAGGAAGATAAACCCTAGAATATGCCAGATACCAGGTCATGATTTACGACTCGGTGTTTTATTAAACAGAACCAAAGAGTTGTTCTAAAGCAGCGCACGCGCGCTCCCCCAACCCCAAAATAACAATTACATTTTCCAGTCCTGAAATTCAAGTTGATCCCCTTGAAGACAATAGAAGTTGTGCGCCCAGGGAGCCAGCATCAGGCTCACAATGTGGTTTTCACGTAGGTCTTACTGACGAAGTTTGAAACTATGACCGCACTGAGATCTTTAGGAAATCTCTTATTCTTGCTGGTAAAAGTTAACGTCGTGCTTAGGCAGTGTATTTGACGTGTGGGAAATAAACAGAAGCTCCTATTTGGCTGCACTTATAATTTAAACAATAGTGTGTTATAGAAGTGACTCAAAAGTCAAGGTGGAATTTTGCTCTGAGAGCCACTAAAGCggggcccaattctgcttccatggacttcactggAAGACTCCCCCATTGACCTGGAAGTGAGCCTGATGTGAAAGTAAAAGACTGAGCACCTCTCACGTAGGCACGTACTGTAGCCGACGGTTAAACTACACTGCAGTGCAAACCGCTAGAGCTTGGGCATTTCAACCAAAATGTCCAAAGAGATTGTAACTCTCTTTAATGGGAACCCCGTGTTCCTTCCACCGCAGCGAAACAAGTCGCTGCAGTCTTGCCCCTGCAAAGATTTCGTTTGCTTTTATCCAAGACAGAATCTTAGTAGCCCCAACCcatattttttctttgtctttgacACTTGTCTCTGCGGAGTAGCTTCCTAACTCTGTTCCTAACTGTAACGCTGAGCACGACAGACATTTGGGATCTTGCGTGTCTAGAAGAGAGGTGACAGTTTTTCTTGACAAAAAGTCACTATATATGACATTCC is part of the Eretmochelys imbricata isolate rEreImb1 chromosome 5, rEreImb1.hap1, whole genome shotgun sequence genome and harbors:
- the FOXB2 gene encoding forkhead box protein B2; this encodes MPRPGKSSYSDQKPPYSYISLTAMAIQHSAEKMLPLSDIYKFIMERFPYYREHTQRWQNSLRHNLSFNDCFIKIPRRPDQPGKGSFWALHPDCGDMFENGSFLRRRKRFKVLRPEPPLPGGVPKGPAPPPHVVHYFHPQHPGKMPGLGTSEAAVAAAAAAAAAAAAGVGRLPQFQPYGLNGSSPSSGFKHPFAIENIIGRDYKGVIQASGLPLASVMHHLGYPVSSQLSNMVSSVWPHVGVMDSMASMPVSHEYGPFGVPMKALCHPPGQTMPAVPVPIKPTPALPPVSAIPALTVNPSQICPSTSPASSSLLEQTPPTPSEGKSALHSVLVHS